The Henckelia pumila isolate YLH828 chromosome 2, ASM3356847v2, whole genome shotgun sequence genome includes a window with the following:
- the LOC140883202 gene encoding uncharacterized protein isoform X2, which produces MAKGKLILICQSGGELITNGDGTLLYEGGEANAVNISHGTLFDDLKLKLAEMSNLDHKTISIKYFLPGNKRNLITLRNDKDLKRMIGFHVNSVTADIFVDGQKGFDPTVIKAHSSRDSGLKLAETVNHVSTPSVAANTVVRDGKPLDSRKNSVPDDATRLVDVPINSSATDEKNVDSSNRSQSCPVSPLSSENEADNDSDYKPRLVTAVDGAQSSAGFDMDSSPADTVKKRRRTASWMIGVHGPTIVAVSDNDGGERQRKKNMKDHSTLTVNDKIEGEGDAIHGTDGDSLTTVAFCDDDLPEKLVASWKDCITGVGQDFKCVKEFREALQKYAVAHRFVYKLKKNDTNRASGICADEGCSWTVHASWVPASQTFRIKKFNNLHSCGGESWKNAHPAKNLLASVIKYKLRDSPHHKPNDIAKSISQDFGIKLKYTQVRRGMEDAREQLQGSYKESYNRLPWFCEKLMETNPGSSVKLVTNDEKELQRLFISFHSCTQSFLIFCRPILFLNSTSLKSKYQESLLTATAVDADDGFFLVALAIVDGENDDNWLWFLEQLKSAVSISRPLTFVLEREKGLNKLVQAVFENAHHGYSMYHLLESFKRSLKGPFHGEGRGVLPGKFLAAARALRSSSFKKLTEEIKQISENAYDWIMQSAPDHFTSLSFKGEPYNYIIHNVAEPYSKLVDEVRESTIMQKIGALMDMMVKLINTRQKESSTWTMTLTPSKERRIQEAALRAHGLRVFISSNTLFEVHDDSTHVVNIEKWECTCLEWTQKGLPCRHAIAVFNSAGMSLYDYCSRHFTVESYRLTYLESINPIPGIGAQMKKEEGDSSSVQVLPPAQNQQSKEQIKTSDPDKRTVTCSRCKEPGHNRSSCKATLTL; this is translated from the exons ATGGCGAAAGGAAAGCTTATACTGATATGCCAGTCTGGTGGTGAGTTAATAACCAATGGTGATGGCACCTTGTTATATGAGGGGGGAGAAGCAAATGCTGTGAATATCAGCCATGGAACTTTGTTTGATGATCTCAAATTAAAACTAGCTGAAATGTCTAATTTAGATCATAAAACAATTTCTATCAAGTATTTCCTCCCAGGAAACAAGAGAAATCTCATCACATTGAGAAATGACAAAGATCTAAAGAGAATGATTGGCTTTCACGTGAATTCAGTCACCGCTGATATTTTTGTTGATGGACAAAAAGGATTTGACCCCACTGTGATAAAAGCACACTCTAGCAG GGATAGTGGTTTGAAGCTGGCTGAAACAGTAAATCATGTTTCCACACCCTCAGTTGCTGCTAATACAGTTGTCCGTGATGGCAAACCTTTGGATTCCCGTAAGAACAGTGTACCTGATGATGCTACCCGACTTGTTGATGTCCCGATCAATTCTTCAGCAACGGATGAAAAAAATGTAGACAGCTCAAACCGCAGTCAATCATGTCCAGTCTCACCCCTGTCCTCTGAAAATGAAGCTGACAATGATTCTGATTACAAGCCACGTTTAGTTACTGCAGTTGATGGTGCCCAGAGTTCAGCTGGTTTTGATATGGATAGCAGTCCAGCAGATACTGTGAAGAAACGGCGGCGCACTGCCTCATGGATGATTGGTGTCCATGGTCCGACTATAGTTGCAGTTAGCGATAATGATGGGGGAGAAAGACAGCGGAAGAAAAATATGAAAGATCATTCTACTTTAACTGTCAACGACAAGATAGAAGGCGAAGGAGATGCTATTCATGGAACTGATGGTGACAGTCTAACTACTGTTGCTTTCTGTGATGATGATTTACCCGAAAAATTAGTTGCCTCATGGAAAGATTGCATAACTGGCGTAGGTCAGGATTTCAAATGTGTTAAAGAGTTCCGGGAGGCACTGCAAAAGTATGCTGTAGCTCACCGCTTTGTTTATAAGCTAAAAAAGAACGACACTAATCGTGCAAGTGGCATATGTGCTGATGAAGGCTGTTCTTGGACTGTACATGCATCTTGGGTTCCTGCTTCTCAGACATTTAGGATAAAAAAGTTCAACAATTTACATAGTTGTGGAGGGGAGTCTTGGAAAAATGCTCATCCAGCAAAGAATTTGTTGGCAAGTGTTATAAAGTATAAGTTACGAGATTCCCCACATCACAAACCCAATGATATTGCTAAAAGCATTTCACAGGACTTCGGAATCAAACTGAAGTATACACAAGTAAGGCGTGGGATGGAGGACGCACGGGAGCAACTTCAGGGTTCATATAAAGAGTCATATAATCGGTTGCCCTGGTTCTGCGAAAAGTTGATGGAGACAAATCCTGGTAGTTCTGTCAAGCTGGTGACTAATGATGAGAAAGAACTGCAACGCCTTTTTATTTCTTTTCATTCCTGTACACAGAGCTTCCTGATTTTTTGCCGTCCCATTCTTTTTCTCAATTCCACGTCTTTGAAATCCAAGTACCAAGAAAGCTTGTTGACAGCTACTGCAGTTGATGCAGATGATGGATTCTTTCTAGTTGCACTGGCCATAGTTGATGGAGAAAATGATGACAACTGGCTTTGGTTTCTGGAGCAACTGAAATCTGCGGTCTCAATATCCCGACCTTTAACTTTTGTCTTAGAGAGGGAAAAGGGACTAAATAAGTTAGTGCAAGCGGTATTTGAGAATGCTCACCATGGTTATTCCATGTATCATCTTTTAGAAAGTTTCAAGAGGAGCTTGAAGGGTCCATTTCATGGAGAAGGAAGAGGTGTTTTACCTGGAAAATTTTTGGCTGCAGCACGTGCACTTCGATCCAGCAGTTTCAAGAAGCTCACTGAGGAAATCAAACAGATTTCTGAGAATGCTTATGATTGGATTATGCAGAGTGCACCAGATCATTTTACTAGTTTGTCATTTAAAGGGGAACCATACAACTATATTATTCACAATGTGGCAGAACCATACAGCAAGCTGGTCGATGAAGTAAGAGAATCGACAATAATGCAGAAGATAGGAGCATTGATGGACATGATGGTTAAACTGATAAATACTCGTCAGAAAGAGTCCAGTACATGGACGATGACACTGACACCATCCAAAGAGAGAAGGATACAAGAAGCAGCCTTGAGAGCTCATGGTCTTAGAGTGTTTATCTCCTCCAATACATTATTTGAGGTTCATGATGATTCTACTCACGTCGTGAATATTGAGAAATGGGAATGTACATGCTTAGAATGGACGCAAAAGGGGCTGCCTTGTCGCCATGCTATTGCTGTTTTCAACTCTGCCGGAATGAGCTTGTACGACTACTGTTCTAGGCACTTCACAGTTGAGAGTTACCGGCTGACATATTTAGAATCCATAAATCCTATTCCTGGCATTGGTGCACAAATGAAAAAAGAAGAGGGTGATTCAAGTTCTGTGCAGGTGCTTCCTCCTGCACAGAATCAACAGAGTAAGGAACAGATTAAAACATCGGATCCGGATAAAAGAACGGTCACTTGTTCGAGATGCAAAGAACCTGGACACAATAGATC
- the LOC140883202 gene encoding uncharacterized protein isoform X1 encodes MPLNKESTKEGLCFQQRTRCSSIFILYFDFLRIHIMAKGKLILICQSGGELITNGDGTLLYEGGEANAVNISHGTLFDDLKLKLAEMSNLDHKTISIKYFLPGNKRNLITLRNDKDLKRMIGFHVNSVTADIFVDGQKGFDPTVIKAHSSRDSGLKLAETVNHVSTPSVAANTVVRDGKPLDSRKNSVPDDATRLVDVPINSSATDEKNVDSSNRSQSCPVSPLSSENEADNDSDYKPRLVTAVDGAQSSAGFDMDSSPADTVKKRRRTASWMIGVHGPTIVAVSDNDGGERQRKKNMKDHSTLTVNDKIEGEGDAIHGTDGDSLTTVAFCDDDLPEKLVASWKDCITGVGQDFKCVKEFREALQKYAVAHRFVYKLKKNDTNRASGICADEGCSWTVHASWVPASQTFRIKKFNNLHSCGGESWKNAHPAKNLLASVIKYKLRDSPHHKPNDIAKSISQDFGIKLKYTQVRRGMEDAREQLQGSYKESYNRLPWFCEKLMETNPGSSVKLVTNDEKELQRLFISFHSCTQSFLIFCRPILFLNSTSLKSKYQESLLTATAVDADDGFFLVALAIVDGENDDNWLWFLEQLKSAVSISRPLTFVLEREKGLNKLVQAVFENAHHGYSMYHLLESFKRSLKGPFHGEGRGVLPGKFLAAARALRSSSFKKLTEEIKQISENAYDWIMQSAPDHFTSLSFKGEPYNYIIHNVAEPYSKLVDEVRESTIMQKIGALMDMMVKLINTRQKESSTWTMTLTPSKERRIQEAALRAHGLRVFISSNTLFEVHDDSTHVVNIEKWECTCLEWTQKGLPCRHAIAVFNSAGMSLYDYCSRHFTVESYRLTYLESINPIPGIGAQMKKEEGDSSSVQVLPPAQNQQSKEQIKTSDPDKRTVTCSRCKEPGHNRSSCKATLTL; translated from the exons ATGCCCCTAAACAAAGAAAGCACGAAAGAGG GGTTGTGTTTTCAACAACGGACAAGGTGTTCCTCTATTTTTATCTTATACTTTGATTTTTTGAGGATACACATAATGGCGAAAGGAAAGCTTATACTGATATGCCAGTCTGGTGGTGAGTTAATAACCAATGGTGATGGCACCTTGTTATATGAGGGGGGAGAAGCAAATGCTGTGAATATCAGCCATGGAACTTTGTTTGATGATCTCAAATTAAAACTAGCTGAAATGTCTAATTTAGATCATAAAACAATTTCTATCAAGTATTTCCTCCCAGGAAACAAGAGAAATCTCATCACATTGAGAAATGACAAAGATCTAAAGAGAATGATTGGCTTTCACGTGAATTCAGTCACCGCTGATATTTTTGTTGATGGACAAAAAGGATTTGACCCCACTGTGATAAAAGCACACTCTAGCAG GGATAGTGGTTTGAAGCTGGCTGAAACAGTAAATCATGTTTCCACACCCTCAGTTGCTGCTAATACAGTTGTCCGTGATGGCAAACCTTTGGATTCCCGTAAGAACAGTGTACCTGATGATGCTACCCGACTTGTTGATGTCCCGATCAATTCTTCAGCAACGGATGAAAAAAATGTAGACAGCTCAAACCGCAGTCAATCATGTCCAGTCTCACCCCTGTCCTCTGAAAATGAAGCTGACAATGATTCTGATTACAAGCCACGTTTAGTTACTGCAGTTGATGGTGCCCAGAGTTCAGCTGGTTTTGATATGGATAGCAGTCCAGCAGATACTGTGAAGAAACGGCGGCGCACTGCCTCATGGATGATTGGTGTCCATGGTCCGACTATAGTTGCAGTTAGCGATAATGATGGGGGAGAAAGACAGCGGAAGAAAAATATGAAAGATCATTCTACTTTAACTGTCAACGACAAGATAGAAGGCGAAGGAGATGCTATTCATGGAACTGATGGTGACAGTCTAACTACTGTTGCTTTCTGTGATGATGATTTACCCGAAAAATTAGTTGCCTCATGGAAAGATTGCATAACTGGCGTAGGTCAGGATTTCAAATGTGTTAAAGAGTTCCGGGAGGCACTGCAAAAGTATGCTGTAGCTCACCGCTTTGTTTATAAGCTAAAAAAGAACGACACTAATCGTGCAAGTGGCATATGTGCTGATGAAGGCTGTTCTTGGACTGTACATGCATCTTGGGTTCCTGCTTCTCAGACATTTAGGATAAAAAAGTTCAACAATTTACATAGTTGTGGAGGGGAGTCTTGGAAAAATGCTCATCCAGCAAAGAATTTGTTGGCAAGTGTTATAAAGTATAAGTTACGAGATTCCCCACATCACAAACCCAATGATATTGCTAAAAGCATTTCACAGGACTTCGGAATCAAACTGAAGTATACACAAGTAAGGCGTGGGATGGAGGACGCACGGGAGCAACTTCAGGGTTCATATAAAGAGTCATATAATCGGTTGCCCTGGTTCTGCGAAAAGTTGATGGAGACAAATCCTGGTAGTTCTGTCAAGCTGGTGACTAATGATGAGAAAGAACTGCAACGCCTTTTTATTTCTTTTCATTCCTGTACACAGAGCTTCCTGATTTTTTGCCGTCCCATTCTTTTTCTCAATTCCACGTCTTTGAAATCCAAGTACCAAGAAAGCTTGTTGACAGCTACTGCAGTTGATGCAGATGATGGATTCTTTCTAGTTGCACTGGCCATAGTTGATGGAGAAAATGATGACAACTGGCTTTGGTTTCTGGAGCAACTGAAATCTGCGGTCTCAATATCCCGACCTTTAACTTTTGTCTTAGAGAGGGAAAAGGGACTAAATAAGTTAGTGCAAGCGGTATTTGAGAATGCTCACCATGGTTATTCCATGTATCATCTTTTAGAAAGTTTCAAGAGGAGCTTGAAGGGTCCATTTCATGGAGAAGGAAGAGGTGTTTTACCTGGAAAATTTTTGGCTGCAGCACGTGCACTTCGATCCAGCAGTTTCAAGAAGCTCACTGAGGAAATCAAACAGATTTCTGAGAATGCTTATGATTGGATTATGCAGAGTGCACCAGATCATTTTACTAGTTTGTCATTTAAAGGGGAACCATACAACTATATTATTCACAATGTGGCAGAACCATACAGCAAGCTGGTCGATGAAGTAAGAGAATCGACAATAATGCAGAAGATAGGAGCATTGATGGACATGATGGTTAAACTGATAAATACTCGTCAGAAAGAGTCCAGTACATGGACGATGACACTGACACCATCCAAAGAGAGAAGGATACAAGAAGCAGCCTTGAGAGCTCATGGTCTTAGAGTGTTTATCTCCTCCAATACATTATTTGAGGTTCATGATGATTCTACTCACGTCGTGAATATTGAGAAATGGGAATGTACATGCTTAGAATGGACGCAAAAGGGGCTGCCTTGTCGCCATGCTATTGCTGTTTTCAACTCTGCCGGAATGAGCTTGTACGACTACTGTTCTAGGCACTTCACAGTTGAGAGTTACCGGCTGACATATTTAGAATCCATAAATCCTATTCCTGGCATTGGTGCACAAATGAAAAAAGAAGAGGGTGATTCAAGTTCTGTGCAGGTGCTTCCTCCTGCACAGAATCAACAGAGTAAGGAACAGATTAAAACATCGGATCCGGATAAAAGAACGGTCACTTGTTCGAGATGCAAAGAACCTGGACACAATAGATC